In Helianthus annuus cultivar XRQ/B chromosome 3, HanXRQr2.0-SUNRISE, whole genome shotgun sequence, a single window of DNA contains:
- the LOC110930866 gene encoding pentatricopeptide repeat-containing protein At3g22470, mitochondrial: MNLKNYLLIKFGGNFITKSFLLHSNFSTNRSMFHKITNLNHALNLFDEMSQRRPLPSVVLFNQLLTTVTKMKHFSTSLHLFNQMCSLGLPVSNYTMSIAIKCCCQLYRTKDGFALLGCCFRRAIAPNVYIFNALLDGLVLEDRILEAEMLFKKLIKQKLCEPDVVTYNTMIKGLCKFSNNVTALALLRLMEQKNCKPSIVTYGTIIDSLCKDKLMDDAFKLLNEMVYDKRILPDVITYTSLIRGLCNMGRWDEASKMLKEMEDENISPNVKTFTALVDAFCKEGKVKEAEAVINIMIERGEFPDIVTYNSLIDGYCLRGEMIKAREIFDSMTLRGLIPNVVTYNSLLNGYCKNLNIEKAMQMFREMAGKGLQPDVVTYNTMLQGLFQVGRCVDARKLFDEMHAQGQIPDQCTYGIVLEGLCNNRQVEDALSLFHLMGDSKLNSDIVVYNILIDGAGKYGRVNTARVLFQGLIDKGLQPNVRTYTVMISGFCQEGLLGEAKLLFLKMDESGCPPNDVTYCVLLQGYLKNQHYDDVVMLLQEMDDRGYTLDASTLSLLIDQIATGSLDWSMLKLFGKLVPKELLNDPSLCDWE, from the coding sequence ATGAATCTAAAAAATTATCTTCTTATCAAATTCGGAGGTAATTTTATCACCAAATCCTTCCTTCTTCACTCTAATTTCTCCACAAATCGATCCATGTTTCATAAAATCACCAACTTGAATCATGCACTCAACCTGTTCGATGAAATGTCACAGAGACGCCCTCTTCCATCTGTTGTTCTGTTTAATCAGTTGTTGACCACTGTTACTAAAATGAAACATTTTTCTACCTCTCTTCATCTTTTCAACCAAATGTGTTCTCTTGGCCTTCCTGTTAGTAATTACACTATGAGCATTGCAATCAAGTGTTGTTGCCAGTTGTATCGCACCAAAGACGGGTTTGCACTCCTAGGATGCTGCTTTAGGCGAGCTATTGCACCCAATGTGTACATATTTAATGCACTCTTAGACGGACTCGTCCTTGAAGATAGGATTCTTGAAGCAGAGATGTTATTCAAGAAGCTCATCAAACAAAAACTTTGTGAACCTGATGTCGTTACTTACAACACAATGATTAAAGGCCTTTGCAAGTTCAGTAATAACGTTACAGCACTTGCTTTGCTTAGGCTAATGGAACAAAAAAACTGCAAGCCTAGTATTGTTACATATGGCACCATCATTGATAGTCTTTGCAAGGATAAACTGATGGATGATGCTTTCAAGCTCTTAAACGAGATGGTATATGACAAAAGAATTTTACCAGATGTCATCACCTACACCTCTTTAATTCGTGGCCTTTGTAACATGGGTCGTTGGGATGAGGCCTCAAAGATGCTAAAAGAAATGGAGGATGAGAACATTTCTCCAAATGTGAAAACCTTTACTGCATTAGTTGATGCATTTTGCAAGGAAGGTAAAGTAAAAGAAGCTGAGGCTGTTATCAACATCATGATTGAGAGAGGTGAGTTTCCAGACATAGTGACATATAACTCACTTATTGATGGCTACTGTCTGCGAGGGGAAATGATCAAAGCAAGGGAGATTTTCGATTCAATGACACTTAGAGGTCTCATTCctaatgttgttacttataaTAGTTTATTGAATGGGTATTGCAAGAATCTGAATATTGAGAAGGCTATGCAAATGTTTCGTGAAATGGCTGGAAAAGGTTTACAACCCGATGTAGTCACTTACAACACCATGTTACAAGGATTGTTTCAGGTTGGGCGCTGTGTAGATGCACGCAAACTCTTTGATGAGATGCATGCACAAGGCCAAATCCCAGACCAATGCACTTATGGAATAGTTTTAGAGGGCCTTTGCAACAATCGTCAAGTAGAAGATGCTCTCTCTTTGTTTCATTTGATGGGTGATAGCAAGCTTAATTCTGATATTGTTGTGTACAATATCCTCATTGATGGTGCAGGGAAATATGGGAGAGTGAATACTGCGAGGGTTCTTTTCCAAGGTCTAATTGATAAAGGCTTGCAACCTAATGTTCGTACATACACTGTGATGATAAGTGGTTTTTGTCAGGAAGGTCTATTGGGGGAAGCCAAGTTGTTGTTTCTTAAAATGGACGAGAGTGGCTGCCCCCCAAATGATGTTACTTATTGTGTTCTTCTCCAAGGATATCTAAAGAACCAGCACTATGATGATGTGGTGATGCTTTTACAGGAAATGGATGATAGAGGTTACACACTTGATGCGTCAACTTTATCATTATTAATAGATCAGATCGCAACTGGTTCACTAGATTGGAGTATGCTTAAGTTGTTCGGTAAGCTTGTACCAAAAGAATTATTGAACGATCCTAGCTTGTGTGACTGGGAGTAA